In the Epinephelus lanceolatus isolate andai-2023 chromosome 6, ASM4190304v1, whole genome shotgun sequence genome, one interval contains:
- the LOC117254260 gene encoding lactosylceramide 1,3-N-acetyl-beta-D-glucosaminyltransferase A-like, whose translation MFMNFRRIHKCQCMQLLTTGLVLCMVMVCWEELDHHVVSHMRSYTYRYLVNSYNFLNSSFAISSNPHHRKIGSNGVDSGLRNYPYLINHPGKCGGGDGKSRDDVLLLLFVKSSPQNFERRQAIRDTWGNESFVWSELGANVRMVFALGVHPDEGRRSRVQSALLQEDQVYGDLIQQDFLDTFHNLTTKLILQFHWAHEYCSQARFLMSADDDIFIHMPNLVKYLLQLLSTRSGAEDLWVGHVHKGAPPIRRKNSKYHVPYDLYPWPSYPDYTAGAGYVVSADVAAKIYHATLMLNSSMYIDDVFMGICAKAMGVSPQEHVYFSGEGKAPYHPCIYNHMITSHGHATDVRLLWQAATDPTVYGNSRGFMGNVYCTAVRVMLLCLPFYQNTYSCMAAFT comes from the coding sequence ATGTTCATGAACTTCCGTCGTATCCACAAGTGCCAGTGCATGCAGCTGCTGACCACAGGCCTGGTGTTATGTATGGTGATGGTCTGCTGGGAGGAGCTGGACCACCATGTAGTCAGCCACATGAGATCCTACACATATCGCTACCTGGTCAACAGCTACAACTTTCTCAATTCTTCCTTTGCCATCAGCTCCAACCCTCACCACAGAAAGATTGGTTCAAATGGTGTGGACAGTGGATTACGGAACTATCCATACCTCATTAACCACCCAGGTAAATGTGGTGGTGGAGATGGGAAAAGCCGTGATGATGTCCTGCTGCTTCTGTTTGTGAAATCATCGCCGCAGAACTTTGAGCGGCGCCAGGCCATCAGGGACACATGGGGTAATGAGAGCTTTGTTTGGTCGGAACTGGGGGCAAATGTGAGGATGGTGTTCGCCCTTGGTGTGCACCCTGATGAGGGGCGGAGATCCAGGGTGCAGAGCGCACTGCTGCAGGAGGACCAGGTTTATGGAGACCTGATCCAGCAGGATTTTTTGGATACCTTTCACAACCTAACTACCAAACTGATCCTGCAGTTCCACTGGGCTCATGAGTACTGCTCTCAGGCACGCTTCCTTATGTCTGCCGATGATGACATCTTCATCCACATGCCCAATTTGGTGAAgtacctgctgcagctcctgagtACACGGTCAGGGGCCGAAGACCTGTGGGTGGGGCATGTTCACAAAGGAGCCCCTCCGATTCGCCGTAAAAACAGCAAATACCATGTTCCCTATGATCTGTACCCCTGGCCTTCCTACCCAGATTACACTGCTGGAGCGGGGTACGTGGTTTCAGCAGATGTGGCCGCTAAGATCTACCATGCAACTCTGATGCTGAACTCCTCTATGTACATCGACGATGTCTTCATGGGGATTTGTGCCAAGGCCATGGGGGTCTCTCCCCAGGAGCATGTGTACTTTTCAGGGGAGGGCAAGGCTCCGTACCACCCCTGCATCTATAATCACATGATTACATCGCATGGTCACGCCACAGATGTGCGCTTACTGTGGCAGGCAGCAACGGATCCTACAGTGTACGGCAACTCCAGAGGATTTATGGGTAATGTGTACTGCACAGCAGTGAGAGTGATGCTGCTGTGTCTACCATTTTACCAGAACACTTACTCCTGTATGGCTGCTTTTACCTAA